Proteins encoded in a region of the Vicia villosa cultivar HV-30 ecotype Madison, WI linkage group LG5, Vvil1.0, whole genome shotgun sequence genome:
- the LOC131607546 gene encoding (3S,6E)-nerolidol synthase 1-like — protein MHFKLCLSSLKPQIVSTNPQILKHESLSKWNIDSVEIERRKALIDMSNTNYPSEKLEVVRYGLKNVNENSLKGLYMVDAMQRLNIDYHFQEEIEAFITRKYMSPHCDLHESALRFRLLRQQGHFISSEVFNKFKNKKEKFNPKLGENIKGMIDLFEASHLSMEGEDILDEAEEFSRRILNGKLAQLDNLEAMFVKRTLEYPFHKSLPLFNARKFHGHLYGTNAWFGSLQELAKIDFTLRQQLYHQEIAQISKWWKELGLANELPLIRNQPLKWYIWSLACLIDPTLSKERIELTKPISLIYIIDDIFDIYGTLDDLTLFTEAVSSWNIDTAMEKLPNYMKTCFKVLYDQTNEISFNIYQKHAWNPRDSLRNAWESLCKAFLVEAKWFASGKLPNAEEYLKNGIVSCGVHVVLVHLFFLLGKGITKQNIEKLDTIPPIISSPATILRLWDDLGDAEDENQQGKDGSYVSCLMMDQPEYYCKRKARNEVISKICNAWKSINKECLFDSHFNKEFKNASLNLARMVPLMYSYDDKHSLPLLEDQIHSLLYDQV, from the exons ATGCATTTCAAACTCTGTCTATCCTCTTTGAAACCACAAATTGTCTCAACAAATCCACAAATTCTCAAACATGAATCTCTTTCCAAGTGGAACATTGATAGTGTTGAAATAGAAAGGCGCAAGGCACTCATAGATATGAGCAACACTAATTATCCTTCCGAGAAACTTGAGGTGGTTAGGTATGGACTTAAGAATGTTAATGAAAATTCATTGAAAGGTTTGTACATGGTTGATGCCATGCAACGACTAAATATTGATTACCACTTTCAAGAAGAAATTGAAGCATTCATAACAAGAAAATATATGAGTCCTCATTGTGATCTTCATGAATCCGCACTTCGCTTCAGACTATTAAGACAACAAGGTCACTTTATCTCTTCAG AGGTGTTTAACAAGTTCAAAAATAAGAAGGAAAAGTTCAATCCAAAATTAGGTGAAAATATCAAAGGAATGATAGATTTGTTTGAAGCCTCTCATCTAAGCATGGAAGGGGAAGATATACTTGATGAAGCTGAAGAATTTAGTAGGAGGATCCTAAATGGAAAATTGGCACAGCTGGATAATCTTGAAGCTATGTTTGTAAAGAGAACATTAGAATATCCTTTTCACAAAAGCTTGCCTTTGTTCAATGCTAGAAAATTCCATGGTCACTTATATGGCACAAATGCATGGTTTGGTTCTTTGCAAGAATTGGCAAAAATAGATTTCACTCTGCGGCAACAATTATACCATCAAGAGATTGCTCAAATTTCCAA ATGGTGGAAAGAACTTGGTTTAGCCAATGAGTTGCCTCTCATTAGAAATCAACCTCTTAAATGGTACATTTGGTCATTGGCATGCCTCATAGATCCTACCTTATCCAAAGAAAGAATCGAGCTCACAAAACCAATATCTTTAATCTATATAATTGATGATATTTTTGATATTTATGGAACTCTGGATGATTTAACTCTTTTTACCGAAGCAGTTTCGAG TTGGAATATTGACACAGCTATGGAGAAACTACCAAATTATATGAAAACatgtttcaaggttctttatgatCAAACAAATGAAATAAGCTTCAACATCTATCAAAAGCATGCATGGAACCCCAGAGATTCGCTTCGAAACGCA TGGGAGAGTTTGTGCAAAGCATTTCTAGTCGAAGCAAAGTGGTTTGCTTCAGGGAAGTTGCCAAATGCTGAAGAGTATTTAAAGAATGGGATAGTAAGTTGTGGAGTGCATGTAGTGTTGGTTCaccttttctttcttttagggAAAGGAATAACCAAacaaaatattgaaaaattaGACACAATCCCACCCATTATTTCATCTCCTGCTACAATTCTCCGACTTTGGGATGACTTGGGAGATGCAGAG GACGAGAATCAACAAGGAAAAGATGGATCATATGTGAGTTGTCTAATGATGGACCAGCCAGAGTATTATTGTAAGAGAAAAGCAAGAAACGAGGTTATTAGTAAAATATGCAATGCATGGAAAAGCATCAATAAAGAGTGTCTATTTGATAGCCATTTcaataaagaatttaaaaatgCTTCACTAAATCTTGCAAGGATGGTACCATTGATGTATAGTTATGATGATAAACACTCCCTTCCATTGTTAGAGGATCAAATACATTCCTTACTTTATGATCAAGTTTAA